The sequence GACGGCGGCTGCCGGCGCTCCGTTAGGGGGGAGATAGGAGGATTGTTCGGTCCGTTCCGGTCCCGATGATTACGGTGTGTTTCAGGGCGAACCACCCAGTGCCGTGACCGGAGAGAGGGACCCGTCATGCGAGTGCCCAGTCGTAGCCCGGGACAGCAGCCCGGTTCGCCTCCGTCACCCACCGCTCCGGCCCGCCGTCGACCCTCCGGCGCGACCCCCCGCCGGGTTCCCGCTCCCGCGCCCGACCTGGCCGCCTACCGGGCTGCCGTCGCCGACCTGCTGGTCGAGGTCGGCGCCCTGGCTGACGCGGCGAGCACCCGGGCCCGGCAGGTGCTCATCGACGAGCGGCTGCGGGAGCCGGCGCTCGCCGCAGTCCTCGACGCCACCCCGCAGGGGCTGATCGGCGCGCGCGAGACGCTGCTGCTGGAGATGGCCCGCTACCAGCCGAACGACCGCACCTCGGCGGCTGACCTCAGCGCGCTGGTCCGGATCTACCTGCTCTCCCGCATCGACGTGCTGTGGTGGCAGGACGCCCCGACCTTCGTCACCGACGACCAGGTCAACGGCAGCGCCGAACTGGTCGACCTGGAGTGGCTGCGCCGCCGCGACCTGCTGCGCTTCCGCTACCAGGAGCAGCCCGCCACCATGCTGGGCCGGGCCGCGCGCGGGCTGCGTCGCCGACTGCGCCCCGACGCCACCCCGCGCACCGCAGGGCTGCTGTTCCGCCGTGCCCGGCGCGAGGTGGTGGCGCTGCTCAACGACATCGGACGGGAGTTCACCGCCGTCGCGCCGCCGGCCACCCCGCCGCTGTGGGTGACCAGCCTGGTCCGCAGCGCCGAGCACCAGTACCGGCTGCGCCGCCTGGGCTACGCGGCGATGCTGCCCAGCGGGCACTGCCTCGGCTACTCGGCCGACGTCGAGCTGGCCTGGTTCGAGCGGTTCGGCGCGCGCGAGGCTCTCGCGGAGCTGCTGCTGAGCCGGCAGGAGGCCGGTGAGCTGAACGTGATCGACGAGGGGCAGGCCTGGCACCTGTGTCTCGCGCCCACCGCCCGGCGCCGCCTACGCCGGGCGTACGAGGCCGAGATGGGGGTCTGAGCCGGTGTGCGGCATCGCGTTGAGCATCGGCCCGGAGGCCGACCCGGCGACCTTCCGGCGGATGCTCGCCGCCCTGGCCCCGCGCGGTGAGGTCACCGAGACCCGCTCCGAGAGCGGGCTGCTCGCCGGCACCCGCCGGCTGCGCGTGGTGGACCGGGACCGGTCGGTGCAGCCGTGGACGTCGACAGACGAGCGGTGGCTGCTCTGCTTCAACGGCGAGATCTTCAACTACCGGGAGTTGCGGGCGCAGCTGACCCGCCTGGGGCAGGCCTTCCGCACCGAGGGCGACACCGAGGTGCTGCTCGCCGCGTTCCAGCAGTGGGGCGAGGCAGCGGTGACCCGGCTCCGCGGTGAGTACGCCTTCGCCGTCGTCGAACGGGCCACCGGCCGGGCCTACCTGGCCCGCGACCCACTCGGGGTCAAGCCGCTGTACTGGTCCCGTCGGCCCGGTTGCCTGCATCTCGCCTCCGAGGTCAAGGCGCTCGTCGGGCACGGCGCCCCGATCGCCGAGGTGCCGCCCGGGCACCACGGCTGGGCGGAGGCGGACGGGCACGTACGGCTGAGCCCGTACGTCGACCTGCTCACCATCGGCGACGGTCTGCCGGTCATCGACGACCCGGACGAGGCCGCGCTGCTGGTCCGCGCCGCGCTCAGCGACGCGATCCGGATGCGGGTGGAGACCGACCTGACCGTCGGGGTGGTGCTCTCCGGTGGGCTGGACAGCTCGTTGACCCTGCGGCAGGTGCGCGACATCCACCCGGACTGCGTGGCGGTGACCGTCGGCGTCGCGGACAGCCCCGACGTGGCGTACGCCCGGCGGCTCGCCGCCGACCTCGACGTGCCGCACGTGGTGGTCGAGCTGCGTCCGCGCGACATCCGGCTCGCCGACGTCCGCGAGGCCATCCGGATCTCCGAGCTGACCGAGTACGGCGACATCATCAACGCGGTCGTCTCGGTGCCGATCTTCCGGCGGCTCCGCGACCTGGGCGTCAAGGTGGTGTTGACCGGCGACGGCTCCGACGAGCTGTTCGGCGGGTACCCGATGTACCACCAGGTCGGCCCGGCGGCGGCCCGCAGGCTGTTCCTGCACCGGATCCGCAACCTGTGCCGCACCGAGTTGCAGCGCGTCGACCGGGCCGCCATGGCACACGGGGTGGAGGCCCGGGTGCCGTTCCTCGACCTCAGCGTCGTGGAGCTGGCGATGCGGCTGCCGGTGGACCTGAAGCTGCGCCACGGGCAGGAGAAGTGGATCGTCCGGCGGGCGTTCGCCGACGTGCTGCCCGACTACATCCTCCGCCGTCCGAAGAACCCGATGTCGTACTCGTCGGGGTTGCACGAGCGGGTGCGGCTGTACAAGCCGCTCTTCGCCCGGCTGCACCGCTCGTTCGGCTACGACCTGCAGGAGCCGGTCCGACGGGACTTCGACACAGTCCTCAGCCGCTGCGGCAACGACCTGGACCGGGCCATCGCCGACGGGCTGACCCGACCCGACTACACGGTGCTGGAGCACGCCCGCGACCTGGTCGGCGCGGCCAAGTGGAACGCGGCGCCGATGGTCCGCCGGCTGGTCGGCCCGCGCCCGGCCCGGCACTGACGGCCGCCCCGCACGCCACGCTTGACTCTGACACGGTGTCAGGGACGAGCGTGAGGGGACCATGTTCACCATCGGAGACTTCGCCCGACTCGGCAGGGTGTCGGTGCGGATGCTGCGTCACTACGACAGCATCGGCCTGCTGCGCCCCGCCAGCGTCGACCCGCACACCGGCTACCGCTCCTACCGCGCCGACCAGTTGCGCCGGCTCAACCGGGTGATCGCCCTCAAGGAACTGGGCCTCACCCTCGAACAGGTGCGCGCGATCGTCGACGACGCCGTCGACGTGGCCGAGCTGCGCGGCATGCTGCGGCTTCGCCGGAGCCAACTGGCGGAGCAGTTGGCCGCCGACACGGCCCGGCTCACCGCCGTCGAGGCGAGGCTCCGAATGATCGAGTCGGAGGGTCGGATGACCACCCAGGACGTCGTACTCAAGGAGATCGCACCGGTTCGCGTCGCGGAGCTGACCGCCGTCGCGCCCAGCTACCAGAGTGAGGACATCGGCCCGGTGATCCAGCCGCTCTATCCGGAGCTGTTCCGTCGGCTGGACGCCGCCGGGATCACCCCCACGGGGCCGGGCATCGCCTGGTACGAGCCGGCTCCCGGTGACGACGGCGACGCCGTGGTCGTGCACGCCGCGGTGACGGTCGGCGTCGGCGCGAGCGCGGCGTCCGACGTGGCGGTGGTGGACCTGCCGGGGCTGCGCAACGCGGCGACGATCATCCATCACGGTGCGATGGACGACGTCGAGCCGAGCATGCAGGCGCTCGCCCGGTGGATCGAGGAGAACGGCTACCGCACCGACGGCTTCGCCCGGGAGGTCTACCTCGAGTACTGCGCGGACACCCCGGAGAAGGGCGTCACCGAACTCCAGGTAGCCGTGTATCGGGACTGAGCCCGCCCACCGCGCAGCGGG comes from Micromonospora vinacea and encodes:
- a CDS encoding DUF5715 family protein; translation: MRVPSRSPGQQPGSPPSPTAPARRRPSGATPRRVPAPAPDLAAYRAAVADLLVEVGALADAASTRARQVLIDERLREPALAAVLDATPQGLIGARETLLLEMARYQPNDRTSAADLSALVRIYLLSRIDVLWWQDAPTFVTDDQVNGSAELVDLEWLRRRDLLRFRYQEQPATMLGRAARGLRRRLRPDATPRTAGLLFRRARREVVALLNDIGREFTAVAPPATPPLWVTSLVRSAEHQYRLRRLGYAAMLPSGHCLGYSADVELAWFERFGAREALAELLLSRQEAGELNVIDEGQAWHLCLAPTARRRLRRAYEAEMGV
- a CDS encoding asparagine synthetase B family protein → MCGIALSIGPEADPATFRRMLAALAPRGEVTETRSESGLLAGTRRLRVVDRDRSVQPWTSTDERWLLCFNGEIFNYRELRAQLTRLGQAFRTEGDTEVLLAAFQQWGEAAVTRLRGEYAFAVVERATGRAYLARDPLGVKPLYWSRRPGCLHLASEVKALVGHGAPIAEVPPGHHGWAEADGHVRLSPYVDLLTIGDGLPVIDDPDEAALLVRAALSDAIRMRVETDLTVGVVLSGGLDSSLTLRQVRDIHPDCVAVTVGVADSPDVAYARRLAADLDVPHVVVELRPRDIRLADVREAIRISELTEYGDIINAVVSVPIFRRLRDLGVKVVLTGDGSDELFGGYPMYHQVGPAAARRLFLHRIRNLCRTELQRVDRAAMAHGVEARVPFLDLSVVELAMRLPVDLKLRHGQEKWIVRRAFADVLPDYILRRPKNPMSYSSGLHERVRLYKPLFARLHRSFGYDLQEPVRRDFDTVLSRCGNDLDRAIADGLTRPDYTVLEHARDLVGAAKWNAAPMVRRLVGPRPARH
- a CDS encoding MerR family transcriptional regulator is translated as MFTIGDFARLGRVSVRMLRHYDSIGLLRPASVDPHTGYRSYRADQLRRLNRVIALKELGLTLEQVRAIVDDAVDVAELRGMLRLRRSQLAEQLAADTARLTAVEARLRMIESEGRMTTQDVVLKEIAPVRVAELTAVAPSYQSEDIGPVIQPLYPELFRRLDAAGITPTGPGIAWYEPAPGDDGDAVVVHAAVTVGVGASAASDVAVVDLPGLRNAATIIHHGAMDDVEPSMQALARWIEENGYRTDGFAREVYLEYCADTPEKGVTELQVAVYRD